The proteins below are encoded in one region of Nitrospira sp.:
- the pnp gene encoding polyribonucleotide nucleotidyltransferase, which produces MAHVVELEVAGRRLRLETGRMAKQADGAVLATYGESVVLATAVSSQTVKPGTNFLPLTVDYQERAYAAGKIPGGYFKREGRPSEKEVLTSRLIDRPIRPLFPEGYYYDTQVIASVLSADKTGTTDVMAITAASAALAISSIPFEHPVAGIKIGRVNGQFVVNPDLELLETGELNLVVAGTADAVMMVEAGASQLPESVMIEAIELAHAEIKRILQLIVELRQKAGRPKRQVTVEVVEPTLVEQVRRLVVEPMRKAILIPDKQARQERLDAIRDDAAQTLKSDEDPKRAQFVHLAFHQIEYDEVRDSILDKRVRADGRGVSDIRPITCEVGILPRTHGSALFTRGETQSLVVATLGTMEDEQRIDALEGEFTRAFMLHYNFPPFSVGEAKPLRSPGRREVGHGALAERALRAVIPMKDAFPYTLRIVSDILESNGSSSMASVCGGTLAMMDAGVPIKEPVAGIAMGLIKEGDRVAILSDILGLEDHLGDMDFKVTGTKNGITALQMDIKIGGITPALMKQALEQARIGRLHILDKMLQAISAPRTNLSAFAPRIFTMKIKQDKIRDVIGPGGKMIRSIIAECGVKINVEDTGDISIASADEASAKKAMDMIGQLTAEVEVGKVYLGTVRKIMDFGAFVEVLPGTDGLVHISQLAHHRVKAVADEVKEGEQVLVKVLEIDKQGKIRLSRKEAMAPPSAAPVKEPAAT; this is translated from the coding sequence ATGGCTCATGTTGTTGAACTCGAGGTGGCGGGGCGACGCTTGCGCCTCGAAACCGGGCGAATGGCGAAGCAAGCCGACGGTGCGGTCTTGGCGACGTACGGAGAAAGCGTGGTGCTGGCCACCGCGGTGTCGTCACAAACAGTCAAACCGGGAACCAATTTCCTCCCCCTCACGGTCGACTATCAGGAGCGAGCCTACGCCGCCGGGAAAATCCCGGGTGGCTACTTCAAGCGAGAGGGGCGCCCCTCGGAGAAGGAGGTCCTGACCAGTCGTCTTATCGACCGGCCTATCCGGCCTCTGTTCCCGGAGGGGTATTACTACGACACGCAGGTCATCGCGTCGGTGTTGTCGGCCGACAAGACGGGAACCACGGACGTGATGGCGATTACGGCCGCCTCCGCGGCCTTAGCCATATCGAGCATTCCGTTCGAGCATCCGGTGGCGGGCATCAAAATCGGACGCGTCAATGGACAGTTCGTCGTCAATCCGGACCTCGAGCTGCTCGAAACCGGAGAATTGAATCTTGTGGTAGCGGGTACAGCCGATGCCGTGATGATGGTCGAGGCGGGCGCCAGCCAGCTGCCCGAGTCAGTCATGATCGAAGCGATCGAACTCGCGCACGCAGAGATCAAAAGGATTCTTCAATTAATCGTTGAACTGCGCCAGAAGGCCGGAAGGCCCAAGCGGCAGGTGACGGTCGAGGTGGTCGAGCCGACATTGGTCGAACAGGTCCGGCGGCTCGTGGTTGAACCAATGCGGAAGGCGATCTTGATCCCGGACAAACAGGCGCGCCAGGAGCGCCTGGACGCCATTCGTGACGACGCAGCCCAGACGCTGAAGTCCGATGAGGACCCGAAGCGCGCGCAGTTCGTCCATCTCGCCTTTCATCAAATCGAATATGATGAGGTGCGAGATTCGATCCTCGACAAGCGGGTACGCGCGGACGGACGCGGAGTGTCGGATATTCGTCCGATTACCTGTGAAGTCGGTATCTTGCCCAGGACGCACGGATCGGCGCTGTTCACGCGAGGAGAGACGCAAAGCTTGGTGGTGGCCACGCTTGGGACGATGGAGGACGAACAACGTATCGATGCCTTGGAAGGGGAATTCACTCGTGCATTTATGCTTCATTACAATTTCCCGCCGTTCAGCGTGGGCGAAGCCAAACCCCTGCGCTCGCCGGGACGGCGAGAGGTGGGGCACGGAGCGCTGGCGGAGCGAGCATTACGGGCCGTCATTCCAATGAAAGATGCGTTCCCCTACACGCTTCGGATCGTGTCTGACATTCTGGAATCGAACGGATCGTCGTCCATGGCGTCGGTCTGCGGCGGAACATTGGCGATGATGGATGCCGGGGTCCCCATCAAAGAACCGGTAGCCGGAATTGCCATGGGCCTGATCAAGGAAGGCGATCGGGTAGCCATCCTCTCCGATATTCTTGGCCTGGAGGATCACCTCGGCGACATGGATTTCAAGGTGACAGGGACGAAGAACGGGATCACCGCGCTGCAAATGGACATCAAGATCGGTGGCATTACGCCGGCATTGATGAAACAGGCGCTGGAACAGGCCCGGATCGGCCGTCTGCACATCCTGGACAAAATGCTTCAGGCCATCAGCGCACCGCGCACCAATCTATCGGCGTTTGCTCCACGCATTTTCACGATGAAGATCAAGCAGGACAAAATTCGTGATGTCATTGGACCGGGGGGCAAGATGATCCGTTCGATCATCGCGGAGTGCGGAGTCAAGATCAACGTCGAGGATACCGGCGACATCTCGATCGCTTCTGCGGACGAAGCATCGGCCAAGAAGGCTATGGACATGATCGGGCAACTCACCGCCGAGGTGGAAGTCGGGAAGGTCTATTTGGGCACTGTCAGGAAGATTATGGATTTTGGCGCATTCGTCGAGGTGTTACCGGGCACCGACGGATTGGTGCACATCTCGCAATTGGCTCATCATCGCGTGAAGGCTGTCGCGGACGAGGTCAAGGAAGGCGAACAGGTGCTGGTCAAAGTCTTGGAGATCGACAAGCAAGGGAAGATTCGTCTGAGTCGCAAGGAGGCGATGGCGCCACCGTCTGCGGCTCCAGTCAAGGAGCCTGCGGCAACCTAG
- the dat gene encoding D-alanine aminotransferase: MPELAYLNSRFLPLSEATVSIDDRGFQFGDGVYEVVRTYRGRPFELPAHMQRLEFSAHSIHLSLPVDLLDLTRVVEEGIRLSGFQEAKIYIQLTRGVAPRDHAFPIGRKPTLVMTFREIHPLAQELRAKGVRVVTTEDPRWSRCDIKSLNLLGNVLARQQALEAGAFESLFVRNGVVTEGSVSNVMAIRRGALFTAPTGPAILAGVTRQSVLSMARDAGITVREEALTVPDFCSSEEVFLTGTTIEILPVVRINEILIGSGTPGPITTKLAGLFHAATRG, encoded by the coding sequence ATGCCTGAACTAGCCTACCTCAATAGTCGGTTTCTTCCTCTTTCCGAAGCCACCGTCTCAATAGACGACCGGGGCTTTCAATTTGGCGACGGCGTCTATGAGGTTGTGCGGACGTATCGCGGTCGCCCATTCGAGCTACCGGCCCACATGCAACGCCTTGAGTTCAGCGCGCACTCAATTCACCTCTCACTTCCTGTTGATTTGCTGGACCTTACCAGGGTGGTCGAGGAGGGTATACGGTTGTCGGGGTTCCAAGAAGCCAAAATTTATATTCAGCTGACGAGAGGGGTTGCGCCGAGGGATCATGCCTTTCCGATTGGCCGGAAGCCGACGCTGGTGATGACGTTTCGGGAGATACACCCTCTTGCGCAGGAGCTACGTGCCAAAGGCGTGCGGGTCGTCACGACGGAGGATCCTCGTTGGTCGCGCTGCGACATCAAAAGCCTCAATCTTCTCGGCAATGTGTTGGCTCGACAGCAGGCCTTGGAAGCCGGGGCGTTCGAATCTCTTTTCGTCAGGAACGGCGTGGTCACAGAAGGCTCCGTGAGCAACGTGATGGCGATACGGCGCGGCGCCCTTTTCACGGCCCCGACCGGCCCGGCCATCCTGGCGGGGGTCACTCGGCAGTCTGTGCTGAGCATGGCCCGTGATGCGGGAATAACCGTCAGGGAGGAAGCCCTGACGGTCCCAGACTTTTGCTCGTCGGAGGAAGTATTCTTGACCGGGACTACCATCGAGATCTTGCCAGTCGTTCGCATCAACGAGATCCTCATCGGTAGCGGCACCCCCGGGCCGATAACCACGAAGTTGGCGGGTCTGTTTCACGCGGCTACTCGCGGCTAA
- the rimP gene encoding ribosome maturation factor RimP, translating into MTSTHVAQRVQEIAAPILWAMGIELVEVVCVGQGPRTIVRVFIEKPGGVTLHDCEQVHLSLGPALDVADPIPHSYTLEVSSPGLDRPLKTVEDYHRLLGKLVNLKVSRPWEGQWRLIGRLVGVDEAGITLMLVRGKVEQTTRLAWDWIASGRLEVEF; encoded by the coding sequence ATGACCAGCACCCATGTTGCCCAGCGCGTGCAGGAGATTGCCGCGCCGATCCTCTGGGCGATGGGGATTGAACTTGTCGAAGTCGTGTGTGTAGGACAGGGACCAAGGACAATCGTGCGCGTGTTCATCGAAAAGCCGGGTGGTGTCACGCTTCACGATTGCGAGCAGGTGCATCTATCATTAGGTCCAGCGCTGGACGTGGCGGATCCAATACCCCACTCCTATACCCTCGAAGTGTCCTCACCCGGCCTGGATCGGCCGTTGAAAACGGTCGAGGACTATCATCGATTGCTCGGAAAGCTGGTGAATCTGAAGGTCAGTCGTCCCTGGGAGGGCCAGTGGCGCTTGATCGGACGGTTGGTGGGCGTGGACGAGGCAGGGATCACGTTGATGTTGGTCCGAGGAAAGGTCGAACAAACCACACGACTCGCCTGGGATTGGATTGCATCCGGGCGCCTGGAAGTTGAGTTTTGA
- the truB gene encoding tRNA pseudouridine synthase B, which yields MSVAFASRVVDGVLALDKPEGWTSHDVVAKVRGIFRGGKVGHAGTLDPAATGVLPMLIGQGTRIAEYLVEWDKEYRAVLRLGSTTDTQDATGVVLVETPVPVLSRERIEEVARRFVGTISQIPPMYSAVKVAGVPLYRSAREGRVVAREPRVVTMHALTVVAMHGTDIELHVHCSKGTYIRTLCADLGEALGCGGHLLSLRRTRVGPLTLDHALNLDEVERLWPVGALVDSIFSVDQVLSGAPAVLVDESVAGRVMHGVAVPLSAIGESAARACRQAGLVRIKDPRGRLLAIGSVAETGGVDMKDRKAAAIRIRKVLAGQA from the coding sequence ATGTCGGTGGCGTTTGCCAGCCGTGTCGTTGATGGAGTTTTGGCCCTCGACAAGCCGGAGGGATGGACCTCGCATGATGTCGTGGCCAAGGTGCGGGGAATCTTCCGTGGGGGCAAGGTGGGACACGCTGGCACATTAGATCCGGCCGCGACGGGTGTCCTGCCCATGTTGATTGGTCAAGGCACGCGGATCGCGGAGTACTTGGTGGAATGGGACAAGGAATATCGGGCGGTACTCCGGCTGGGATCCACGACCGATACGCAAGACGCCACCGGAGTGGTCCTGGTTGAAACGCCTGTGCCGGTCTTGTCACGAGAGCGAATCGAGGAGGTCGCGCGCCGCTTCGTTGGCACCATCAGCCAGATTCCGCCAATGTATTCGGCGGTGAAAGTGGCGGGCGTTCCTCTGTATCGCTCGGCGCGTGAAGGAAGGGTCGTGGCAAGGGAGCCACGAGTCGTGACCATGCATGCGCTGACGGTTGTGGCGATGCATGGGACCGACATCGAATTGCACGTGCATTGTTCGAAGGGAACATATATCCGCACCCTCTGTGCGGATCTCGGAGAGGCATTGGGCTGTGGCGGTCATCTGCTGTCCCTACGGCGGACCCGCGTGGGCCCCTTGACTCTCGATCATGCTCTGAACCTGGACGAGGTGGAGCGCCTGTGGCCGGTTGGCGCTTTGGTCGATTCGATTTTCTCGGTCGACCAAGTGTTGTCGGGTGCCCCGGCGGTATTGGTCGATGAGTCCGTTGCGGGTCGTGTTATGCATGGAGTGGCGGTTCCTCTGTCCGCCATCGGGGAGAGTGCCGCTCGAGCCTGCCGGCAGGCGGGCTTGGTCAGGATTAAAGATCCCCGTGGGCGCCTGTTGGCAATCGGATCCGTGGCGGAGACTGGTGGCGTCGATATGAAAGACCGGAAGGCGGCGGCAATTCGCATTCGGAAAGTATTGGCAGGGCAAGCGTAG
- the rbfA gene encoding ribosome-binding factor A, with the protein MPGRAVDMKPASKRATRVADQIRMEVADILMRKVRDPRVRDVTITDASVTNDLRLARVYYTSLINGHSDRELAEGLAKANGFIRSELGHRLGIRYTPELVFHRDVSGPRGDRILELLEQVRPEPDDQDGGGAAKPDRSGDTHGE; encoded by the coding sequence ATGCCAGGGCGTGCGGTCGATATGAAACCGGCGAGTAAGCGAGCGACACGAGTGGCTGATCAAATCCGGATGGAGGTGGCGGATATCCTCATGCGGAAGGTTCGGGATCCGCGCGTGCGTGACGTCACCATTACGGACGCCTCCGTCACCAACGACTTACGGCTCGCTCGCGTCTACTACACAAGTTTGATCAATGGACACAGCGACCGCGAGTTGGCCGAAGGATTGGCCAAGGCCAACGGGTTCATTCGTTCCGAGCTCGGGCATCGTCTGGGCATTCGCTATACGCCAGAGTTGGTCTTCCATCGCGATGTCAGCGGTCCCCGCGGAGACCGAATTCTCGAACTCCTGGAGCAAGTCCGGCCTGAACCGGATGACCAGGATGGCGGGGGGGCGGCGAAGCCCGACAGGTCCGGTGACACACACGGAGAGTAG
- the rpsO gene encoding 30S ribosomal protein S15, translated as MALAQADKDVLVGQYRRNEKDTGSPEVQIAILTNRIGYLTEHFKLHKKDHHSRRGLLQMVGRRRRLLDYLRRVDAERYRSVCERLGIRK; from the coding sequence ATGGCGTTAGCTCAGGCGGACAAAGATGTGTTAGTCGGACAATATCGTCGCAATGAAAAGGACACCGGTTCTCCGGAGGTCCAAATTGCGATTCTCACCAATCGGATTGGATATCTCACCGAGCATTTCAAGCTCCACAAGAAAGATCATCATTCGCGGCGCGGTCTGTTGCAAATGGTAGGGCGTCGGCGTCGGCTGCTGGACTATCTGCGCCGGGTCGATGCAGAGCGGTACCGGTCGGTGTGTGAACGATTGGGGATCCGCAAGTAA
- a CDS encoding phosphodiesterase, with product MTYNRHADPTGRRSRVSVVGGVLALVVLIAAALFAQGMAVEASRPDPLQGQLAAPSDDAVASQAILFVLEGIGQDSLKNNAMPVLSRLMKDGSVTWSATAVQPALRLPTMASLITGVSVSKHGMTWNSFEFARGYPRPPTMFDYLDLSGGRDSTIFYMDESLYQLAKPEPYTDHQICGALRPECSPATIVSYVRQYFRKATSGHGYGHAIPALPHLLIIHLPDAGRVGAAEGWTSKAYQEALSRVDGAMGSVLDLYRELGLLDSTIVFVTSISQAGATNFGAPADAKSSTDAKSSPPQVLWMASGPGVKKGHRLAGPISIIDTGATVLRALGLHTHTEWESRPVEDLFVVRTAEKSRP from the coding sequence ATGACATATAACCGACATGCGGATCCCACCGGACGGCGCTCTAGGGTCTCGGTGGTTGGAGGGGTACTGGCACTTGTCGTATTAATTGCTGCGGCTCTCTTTGCTCAGGGTATGGCTGTCGAGGCCAGCCGCCCTGACCCACTGCAGGGGCAGCTTGCTGCACCCTCGGACGATGCGGTGGCAAGCCAAGCAATCCTCTTTGTCCTCGAGGGCATTGGGCAGGATTCATTGAAAAACAATGCTATGCCGGTATTGAGCCGACTAATGAAGGATGGGTCGGTCACCTGGTCCGCGACCGCCGTGCAGCCGGCGTTGCGCTTGCCGACAATGGCCTCCTTAATCACGGGTGTCTCGGTCTCCAAGCACGGCATGACCTGGAATTCGTTCGAATTCGCCCGCGGCTATCCCCGACCGCCCACCATGTTCGATTATTTGGATTTGAGCGGGGGACGCGACAGCACCATTTTCTATATGGATGAGTCACTGTACCAACTGGCGAAGCCTGAGCCATACACGGATCATCAGATTTGCGGAGCCCTGCGACCGGAGTGCAGTCCGGCTACGATCGTATCCTACGTGCGCCAGTATTTCAGAAAAGCTACCAGCGGACACGGATATGGGCATGCCATTCCTGCGTTGCCCCATTTGCTCATCATCCACTTACCGGACGCCGGAAGGGTCGGGGCTGCAGAGGGCTGGACTTCCAAGGCCTACCAAGAGGCCCTGAGCCGCGTGGACGGAGCAATGGGGTCGGTGTTGGACCTCTATCGTGAGTTGGGACTCCTCGACTCCACCATCGTATTCGTGACCTCAATCAGCCAGGCGGGAGCGACGAATTTCGGCGCGCCGGCTGATGCCAAGTCTTCAACCGACGCCAAGAGCTCTCCCCCGCAAGTACTGTGGATGGCGTCAGGGCCGGGTGTGAAAAAAGGACATCGGTTGGCAGGTCCGATTTCGATCATCGACACCGGAGCGACGGTGTTACGGGCTCTCGGATTGCATACGCACACGGAATGGGAAAGCCGTCCGGTCGAAGATTTGTTCGTCGTGCGCACAGCGGAAAAGAGTCGACCATGA
- the nusA gene encoding transcription termination/antitermination protein NusA, with the protein MNKELIAVIDEIGRQKGIDKQRVLNAVESALQTAAKKRFGQGENIQVEIDPKTGEISVVSVKTIVETVTNPKAEISIVEARKVDDGAEVGDEIGSVIEMDELGRIAAQTAKQVIFQKVREAEWEVVQREYSTRQGDLVNGVIIGMERRNYIVDLGKTEAVLPIQEQIPRETYRRGDRVKSMLLEVRRTPKDVQVILTRTHPQFVAKLFELEVPEVTEKIVEIKGIVREPGDRTKIAVASRDKAVDPVGACVGIKGSRVQAVVRELRGEKIDIVAWTTDPRVFIAEALNPATIEKVGIDEEKKSALVVVADSQLSLAIGKNGQNVRLAAKLTGWKIDIISATEYEKEKVERDKEIRAALAEEAAAQREQEEARAQREAEAAAAESGAVDS; encoded by the coding sequence ATGAACAAGGAACTGATCGCGGTGATCGATGAGATTGGACGCCAGAAAGGCATCGATAAGCAGCGTGTCTTGAACGCCGTTGAGTCTGCGTTGCAGACCGCCGCAAAGAAACGGTTCGGGCAGGGGGAAAACATTCAAGTCGAAATCGACCCTAAGACGGGAGAAATTTCGGTGGTCTCGGTGAAGACCATCGTGGAAACCGTCACCAATCCGAAGGCGGAGATTTCGATCGTCGAGGCTCGCAAGGTTGACGACGGGGCGGAAGTCGGCGATGAGATTGGATCCGTCATCGAAATGGACGAACTCGGGCGCATTGCGGCTCAAACCGCGAAGCAGGTGATTTTCCAAAAGGTCCGTGAAGCGGAATGGGAAGTCGTGCAACGTGAGTATTCGACACGGCAAGGGGATTTGGTGAATGGCGTCATCATCGGCATGGAACGGCGTAATTACATTGTCGATCTGGGCAAGACCGAAGCCGTGCTTCCGATACAGGAGCAGATCCCCCGTGAAACGTATCGCCGCGGCGATCGGGTGAAGTCGATGCTCCTCGAAGTTCGTCGGACGCCGAAGGACGTGCAGGTCATCCTGACACGGACCCATCCACAGTTCGTCGCGAAGCTGTTCGAGTTGGAAGTGCCCGAGGTCACGGAGAAAATCGTGGAGATCAAGGGTATCGTTCGGGAACCGGGTGACCGCACGAAGATTGCTGTGGCGTCGCGCGATAAGGCGGTCGATCCGGTCGGCGCGTGCGTCGGGATTAAGGGATCACGCGTGCAGGCCGTAGTTCGCGAGTTGCGGGGTGAAAAAATCGACATCGTGGCGTGGACGACGGATCCCCGTGTGTTCATTGCGGAGGCTTTGAATCCGGCGACGATCGAGAAAGTTGGCATCGACGAGGAAAAGAAGTCCGCGCTGGTGGTGGTGGCGGACTCTCAGTTGTCGCTGGCTATTGGCAAGAACGGGCAGAATGTGCGCCTCGCCGCGAAGCTGACGGGATGGAAAATTGACATCATCAGTGCCACGGAATACGAGAAGGAAAAAGTAGAACGCGACAAGGAGATTCGCGCGGCCCTTGCGGAAGAGGCCGCCGCGCAGCGAGAACAGGAGGAGGCCCGCGCACAGCGCGAAGCTGAAGCGGCTGCGGCTGAATCCGGTGCAGTGGACAGCTGA
- the fdx1 gene encoding ferredoxin, with amino-acid sequence MALLITDECISCGACLPECPNEAIFETRSDAEGKGYHVGDGQGVGDSIYVITHDRCTECVGHFDEPQCAAVCPVDNCCISDPVYPETTDVLLDKAKTLNPDKEIDPAKVWSGVRN; translated from the coding sequence ATGGCGCTGTTGATTACCGATGAATGCATTTCCTGCGGGGCCTGTCTCCCCGAATGTCCGAATGAGGCCATTTTTGAAACTCGAAGCGACGCCGAAGGCAAGGGATACCATGTGGGTGATGGTCAGGGCGTCGGTGACAGCATCTATGTTATCACACACGATCGATGCACCGAGTGCGTCGGACACTTCGATGAACCGCAGTGCGCCGCCGTATGTCCAGTCGATAACTGCTGTATCTCGGACCCAGTCTATCCCGAAACCACGGACGTGCTGCTGGATAAAGCCAAGACCTTGAATCCGGACAAGGAGATTGATCCGGCCAAGGTGTGGAGTGGAGTAAGAAACTAG
- a CDS encoding (2Fe-2S)-binding protein, which produces MDEFERIGRADDIPPGSCKVVTVKERPIAVFNISGQFFAIHDLCPHEGGPLHEGRLKGCVIACPWHDLAFDVRNGQGTDGGGYCVGSYAVKVEGDDLFIGGRRKA; this is translated from the coding sequence ATGGACGAATTCGAACGAATTGGGCGTGCCGATGACATCCCCCCGGGGAGTTGCAAGGTCGTGACAGTCAAGGAGCGACCCATCGCTGTGTTCAACATCAGCGGGCAGTTCTTTGCTATCCACGATCTCTGCCCGCACGAGGGCGGTCCGCTGCATGAGGGCAGATTGAAGGGGTGTGTCATCGCCTGTCCTTGGCATGATTTGGCGTTTGACGTCCGCAATGGACAAGGGACCGACGGCGGAGGCTATTGTGTCGGTAGTTATGCGGTGAAGGTAGAGGGAGACGATTTATTCATCGGAGGGCGGCGCAAGGCGTGA
- a CDS encoding UDP-glucose 6-dehydrogenase — translation MHISVIGTGYVGLVTGACFAEFGVNVTCMDTDGNRIGQLEKGEVPFYEPGITELVQKGIKENRLSFSTDIAKAVDKALVIFIAVGTPPKSDGSADLSYVEQVGRGIAKHMNGYKVIVTKSTVPVGTGEKLREVIKANRSGKFGFDIVSNPEFLREGSAIEDFLRPNRVVIGADSDQAVAIMKDLYRPLYLIETPFVVTDIPTAEMIKYASNAFLATKISFINEMANLCERVGADVQMVAKGMGLDHRIGNKFLHAGPGFGGSCFPKDLAALVQTGDRAGFTMQIAKAAAKVNYEQQMRMVDKIKDATGGLKGKTFGVLGLSFKPNTNDLREAPALMILGHMMKEGAHVKAFDPVALEEATKLLPGLQGCGDTYDVAEGADALIIMTEWNQFRTLDFDRLKKMMRQPLLIDLRNVYDADRVTPFGFRHVSVGRTTREPSA, via the coding sequence ATGCATATCAGCGTGATCGGGACCGGGTACGTCGGATTGGTGACCGGAGCATGCTTCGCGGAATTCGGCGTGAACGTGACCTGCATGGATACAGATGGAAACCGGATCGGCCAGCTCGAGAAGGGCGAGGTCCCATTCTACGAACCGGGGATCACCGAATTGGTACAGAAAGGCATCAAAGAAAATCGCCTCAGCTTTAGCACCGACATCGCGAAGGCCGTCGACAAGGCGCTCGTGATCTTTATTGCCGTGGGAACCCCTCCCAAATCCGATGGCTCGGCCGACCTTTCCTATGTCGAGCAAGTTGGCCGTGGCATCGCGAAGCATATGAACGGATACAAGGTCATCGTCACGAAATCGACCGTTCCTGTCGGCACGGGTGAGAAGCTGCGCGAGGTCATCAAAGCGAATCGGTCTGGGAAGTTTGGCTTTGACATCGTATCCAACCCGGAGTTTTTGCGCGAGGGATCGGCGATCGAAGACTTCTTGCGCCCGAATCGCGTCGTGATCGGCGCGGACAGCGATCAGGCGGTCGCGATCATGAAGGACCTCTACCGCCCGCTCTACTTGATCGAAACTCCGTTCGTCGTGACCGATATCCCCACGGCTGAAATGATCAAGTATGCTTCAAATGCCTTCTTGGCGACGAAGATTTCGTTCATCAACGAAATGGCCAACCTCTGCGAACGCGTCGGCGCGGACGTACAAATGGTGGCGAAGGGGATGGGTCTGGATCACCGGATTGGAAACAAGTTCCTTCATGCCGGTCCCGGCTTTGGCGGATCGTGCTTTCCCAAAGACCTGGCGGCTCTGGTCCAGACCGGGGATCGGGCGGGATTTACCATGCAGATTGCCAAGGCAGCCGCCAAGGTCAATTATGAACAACAGATGCGCATGGTCGACAAAATCAAGGATGCCACTGGCGGGCTCAAAGGGAAAACGTTCGGGGTCTTGGGTCTCTCATTTAAGCCGAACACCAATGACCTGCGCGAAGCCCCCGCGCTCATGATTCTCGGCCACATGATGAAGGAGGGCGCGCACGTGAAGGCGTTCGACCCAGTTGCGCTAGAGGAAGCAACAAAATTGTTGCCGGGTCTGCAAGGCTGCGGGGACACCTATGACGTGGCAGAAGGTGCCGATGCCCTCATCATCATGACGGAATGGAACCAATTCCGGACGCTCGATTTCGATCGGCTCAAGAAAATGATGCGCCAGCCGTTGCTGATCGATCTTCGCAACGTGTACGATGCGGACCGCGTCACTCCGTTCGGATTCCGCCACGTGTCGGTCGGTCGCACAACGAGGGAGCCGTCCGCCTAG
- a CDS encoding stage 0 sporulation protein, with product MFSNLLEQELAVPYPPIVRLAAIKIRNRGEVKKMDAGALSLRIGDPVILEFEGDLTFGVVYTAPYSVPFSPPMRAMKSILRVPTTEERGIIGRHEQLTREGMHYCREQAIALGLRMKMVEVFAALDRRQITFVYTAEDRVDFRELVRILARRFHCRIEMRQIGVREEARRLGGVDTCGLTLCCASFLTDFLPVSVKHARKMGVAVDDPKLLGLCGRLKCCLMFEAMEGATMTQPPPSLITPGSRGGCDPASQPR from the coding sequence ATGTTTTCGAATCTACTTGAACAAGAATTGGCGGTTCCCTATCCGCCCATCGTACGCCTCGCCGCGATCAAGATCCGCAACCGCGGCGAAGTTAAGAAGATGGATGCGGGTGCATTGTCGCTCCGGATTGGAGACCCCGTCATTCTGGAATTCGAGGGCGATCTTACCTTCGGCGTCGTGTACACGGCTCCGTATTCAGTCCCCTTTAGCCCTCCGATGCGGGCGATGAAATCGATTCTGCGCGTTCCCACGACCGAGGAGCGTGGCATCATTGGCCGGCACGAACAATTGACGCGTGAGGGCATGCACTACTGCCGTGAGCAGGCTATCGCTCTCGGCCTCCGGATGAAGATGGTTGAAGTGTTCGCAGCTCTTGATCGTCGCCAGATCACATTTGTGTATACGGCGGAAGATCGAGTGGACTTTCGTGAGTTGGTCCGTATTCTCGCTCGCCGTTTCCACTGCCGTATCGAGATGCGTCAGATCGGGGTCCGAGAAGAGGCGCGTCGACTTGGGGGAGTCGATACCTGCGGTCTTACCCTCTGCTGCGCGAGCTTTCTCACGGATTTCTTGCCGGTCAGCGTCAAACATGCCCGGAAGATGGGGGTCGCGGTCGACGATCCAAAACTCCTTGGATTGTGCGGTCGTCTCAAGTGCTGCCTCATGTTCGAAGCTATGGAAGGGGCAACAATGACACAGCCACCTCCTTCACTGATTACCCCCGGTTCGAGGGGGGGGTGCGACCCCGCCAGCCAACCTCGCTGA